CGGACTATGTGACCCTGTACTTCGAAGACGGGACGGACAACCTCTACCACCCTGGCAACAAGTCCAAGAAGTACCGCAGCGTCAGCTTCATAGACCCTGCCTACTGGAACGCTGTAATGGGCCAGTAGCGCGGGGGACTGTAGTTACGCGAGCAGCGCAGCCCCGAGGGGTACCCTCGGGGCTGCGCCTTTCATCCAAAATCGGCACCGTTGTGATAGAGTTCTACCGCCGACTAGGGTACTCGGTAGAAGAGAGGGTGAGCATGGGCAAGCGGCTTGTGAAGGACTGAGTCCACGCAGGTAATGCGCCTGAGATACCCGCCGATGTGAGGACACGAGGTACCGTCGTAGAGACGACCCTCCGGGGCGTCTCTGGCGTTGCGAGAACCTGTCATTCCCGGAACGGCAGGGAACGGCGTTTGCGTGGCCCGTAACGCCGCGGTGGTGACCACGGAGACGCCCCAGCGGGGCGTCTCTACGAGTGGGGCGAAATCTTCGCCGCGCCGGCCAGCGCGGCGCGCACTGCGGCCACCTGCGCCATGAGCCGCGCGAAATTCTCGAAGATGAGCGATTGCGGTCCGTCCGACTTCGCAGTGTCCGGGCTGGGATGCACCTCGATAATCAGGCCGTCGCAGCCCGCGGCCGCCGAGGCGTTCGCGAGGGGAGGGACGAGGTACCACTTGCCGGTGCCGTGCGAGGGGTCGGAGACGATGGGCAGCTGGCTGAGCTTGCGGATGACGGGAATGGCGTTGATGTCCATCGTGTTGCGGGTGTAGGTCTCGAAGGTGCGGATGCCGCGCTCGCACAGGATGACGCTCTTGTTGCCCCCGGCCATTACGTACTCCGCCGCCAGCAGCCAGTCCTCGTACGTCGCCGCGAAGCCGCGCTTCACCATCACCGGCTTGTCCACCTTGCCAACTTCATCCAGCAAGTTGAAGTTCTGCATGTTGCGCGCGCCGATCTGCAGCACATCCGCGTACCGGTAGACCGTCTCCACGTCCCGCACGGACATGACATCCGTGATGACCGGCAGCCCCGTTTCTGCGCTTGCCGCGCTGAGGATTTTAAGGCCGTCTTCTCCCATCCCGCGGAAGCTGTACGGCGAGGTACGGGGCTTGTAGGCGCCCCCACGGAGCACCTTCGCCCCGGCCGCCTTCACCGCCTTCGCCGTCGCCAGCACCTGGTCGTCGGACTCCACGACGCACGGGCCGGCGAATACCGCGAAGTGGGCCGCGCCTATCTTCACGCCCGCCTTGCCGATAGAGACCACCGTGCTGTCCGGGTGGAACTCTCGACTCGCCAGCTTGTACGGCTTAGATACGCGCACCACCTCCGCCACTCCGCGCATCAGCTCCAGCTCGCCCTGGAGCTCCACCGTGATCGCGCCGATCACGCCCACGATCCTGCGCTCCACCCCCTGCACAACCTGCGCCCGCAGCCCCCTGTCGACTATGTGCCTGCGCACGGCCTCGATTTCGGTGTCGGTGCTGTTGGCGGACATGATGACGATCATGAAATGCGCTCCTCGGCCCGGCGAAATGGGGGCCTTAGCCGCGAGGGGATTACGATGTAGGGGGCGCACAGCAGTGCGCCCGTCCTCGGAAACAGCAATCGCAATCGTGGGCAGGCAATGGGTGCCCCGAAATATCGGGGCACCCCTACAAGACCGTCACTTCGCCTGCTCTGTGCCGCGGCTGCGGAGGTGCTTTGCGCCCTTGAGGTACTGGAACTTCAGGTCCTGCGGCCGCTTTTCCGTGTTCAGGTGAATCAGCACCCTTATACACATCGGCGTCGCGTCCGGCACCACCATCTCGTGGCCGCACATCAGCGCCACGTACTGCCACCCCATGAGACGCGCCGCCACCGCGGGGAACTCCGCGGTCAGGTCGGTTGTCGTCGTGAAGAACGCCGAGACCACGTCGTCCACGTGGAAATCGTTCTCACGAATGAGCGCCTCCAGGAGCTCCTTCGTCGCGCTGACGATCGCTTCCTTCGTGTTCGCATCTGCGGTCGTGGCGCCGCGCAGCCCCCGCATCTGCGTCATCGCAGCCCCCTCACGAACTCGCGCGCCGTCTCCGCCGCCTTCCCCGGCGCGGCCTTGCCCACCGCGTCCAGCAGAGCGCTCCCCACCGCCGCTCCATCGGCGAACTTTGCGATCTCCTGCACGTGCTCGCGGCTGGAAACGCCGAACCCAACTATCACCGGTAGCGATGTGTGCTTCTTGATCCTCTTCACCAGGTCGGCCACCCGCGCGCTCACCATCGCCCTTGCGCCGGTGACTCCGGTAACACTCACGCAGTAGATAAAGCCCTTCGCCGGCTTGCAGGCGGCCGCGATGCGCTCGTCCGTGCTCGTCAGCGCCAGCAGGGGGATCAGGTACATGCCGTGCGCGTCGCAGACCTTCTGGAACTGGCCGGCCTCCTCGGTCGGCAGGTCCGGGACAATGAAGCCGTCCGCCCCGGCCGATGTGGCGTCGCGCACGGCGTTCTCAAGGCCGTAGGAGAGCAGGGGATTGTAGTATCCCATCAGGATGAGACCGGCGTCCCGGTTGTGGGCCCGCACCTTGCGCAGGGCATCCAGGCACGTGCGGTAGCTGACCCCTTGCTGGAGCGCTTGGAAGCTCGTCCGCTGTATAGTGGGCCCCTCAGCCAGCGGGTCGCTGAACGGCACGCCGAGCTCTATCACGTCCGCGCCGGCGTCGAGAACGGCCTTCGCAGTCTCGATCGAGGCTTCAACGCTGGGGTAGCCGACGGTGATAAAAGGGGCGAGGGCCGGCCTGCGCGCGACGCGCGCAGCCGCAAGCCTGGTGTCGATTCGGTTGGTCATGGGTGCTGTGCCGGGTGGTCCGATGTGCTTGGTATGAAAAATCGTCACCGGCACCTTACCATGAACGCCACGGAATTTAAAGAGCGGGCTACCTCGCCTCCGCCGCCGTGAGCGCCAGCACAATGAGGTTCTGCGCCGCATGCGCGAAGAACGGCGGCCATATCGACCCCGTGCGCAGGTACAGCCAGGCAAGTAAGAGCCCGCTGGTAAAGATCGGCACAAACGCAAGGGGGTTCAAGTGACTGAGCGCGAAGATGGCGGAGGCCACCAGGGACCCGCGCACTGCGCCCATCGTCTTCACCATCGCCGCGAGCATGAAGCCCCGGTAAAAGACCTCCTCCGCCATTGGCCCCAGGAAGCCGATCGCAATGCTGTTCGCCACCCTGACCACTCCGTCCTCGGCCACCACCACCGGAGCAGCCGAAGGCGCCCACCGCTCCAGCCCCAGCACCTCTACGACGGTGGAGTATGCCATGTTGATCGCTATCCCCGTCCCGAGAGCCGCCCAGAGCAGCAGCCACACCCACCGCACCGTTAGGCCCACGGGCCCCACCCGAAAAGCGACAGGCTCGCCGGCCGGGACCCTGAAGCCGAGGGAGCCCGCGCCCGAACGGTAGCGCATCGGCCCCAGCGCCAGCGCCACGACAAGCATCGTCGCCTGCAGGATAAGCAGTTGGAGCGTCGTCGCCATGCCCCCGCTCAGCGCCGCGGCGCTGCCGAGCGAAAGCAGCACGGTCACGGCCGCGGCCACGCTGACCACTGCGACGAGCGCAAGACCTGCCAGCGTGTCCCTGACGCGCCACGGGACCCGCGGCGCGGCTATTGCCTGCCCCGAGGCGACTGTCGGCAGCGGCTCGTATACTGCGGTCATAGGCCCGTCCCGGAGGAAATACTCCTCCGAATCTAGCAACCTTCCACCCTGCCGCCAATCCAAAACGGGCCTGTTGTTCGTAGTCGTTATGTATCACCATTGCGGCCGCGGGCTGACTAGTCTGCGTTCGCTCTGGGTATGGGCACCCAATCGAAGCTGGTGGCAGCACCATGCGCCATATGAGTGTGAACGCCATACAAAACACTCGCTACCATGATTAATTCTTCACATTTACCTTCGATAATATTGACTCATCAAGAGGATTGAACGGTCCGGAGAGTCCGGACAGATACAGGAGGACTGGGATGATTTACTACAACGCATGCAAAAGATGCCAGGGCGACCTTCATCTGAAGGTGGACCTCGAAGGCGCGTACGCAGCGTGCCTGGCGTGCGGCAACGTGGAGTACCCGCTCATGTCGGCTGCTCCGAAGCGCAGGGCCTGGCAGGAGACCCCGCCCGGCCGGCCTTCAAAGGCTGCCGTAGCCGAACGCGAGCTCGTGGCACAGGCATGAAATCAATGACACCGCGCGAGGCCATACAGGGCCCCGGCGATGCCGGGGCCCTGCTGTTTTTTCCGGCGACGGAACCGCGATAATGGCGCTATGCGTCTAATCAGTGACGCGCTTGGGCGTGGGGATTGCCTTGGTACGGGTGATGCTCCCCTCTTCGGGCGCCCCGATTCATCGGTGCGCCCGGTGCCTGCCAACGATCGCAGCCGTGTTAACAACATAACAAGCGGAGGCTCCCCTCTTCGTAGGGGCGCACCGATGTGCGCCCGTTCCCTGCCTACGAGTACGGTTGCTGTTACCAAGGACGGGCGCACTGCTGTGCGCCCCTACGAAGAAACGGAATCTCCGGTCGTAGCATTCGCCACTATCACGTTCAGGAGTCATCGCCATGTCCGATCTTGCTGAGTTCCGCAAACACAAGGACGACTTCATGAAGCGCTTCCCGGAATCGCCCCTGACCACAGCGCAACGGGCGTCCTTCAAGGGCCTGAACTGCTTCGACGAGGCCCCGTCGCTGAGGTTCGTCCTCCCGGTCCGGACGTTCCCCGCACAGGAGAAGATCGAGATGCAGACGAGCACCGGCGCGGTGCAGGACTACGTCCGCTGGGGCAAAATATCCTTCCCCGTGGACGGTGTTGCCGCCGAGCTAACGCTCTTCCGCGACACGAACGAAGGCGAGCTCTTCCTCCCCTTCGCGGATGCCACCAGCGGCAAGGAGACGTACGGCGCGGGACGGCACCTGGAGGTCCACACGCAGGACGACGGCCGCGTCCTCGTGGACTTCAACTACGCGTACAACCCATACTGCGCCTACAACGAGCGCTGGAGGTCCCCCTTGCTGCACGGCGGGCTTGAGCTCTACAACGTGGCCGACATCATTCCCCAGGACGGCGGCGGCTTCAAAATTTGCCGCATACCCCTTGAGCTGCGCGAGCGGACCACAGGTCCCACTCGCAACCGCTCCATCGAGGCCACCGGCTGCGAGATCCGCTTCAACCTCAAAAGCGACGAGGCCTCCTTCACCTTCCAGATGGAAGGCAAGTCCGCAGCGATCGAGCTCTGGCACGGCCCTTTCATGGACCGCGACTTCGCCATCATCACAGACCAGCCCACAGTATTCAAAGTCCTGAAGCCCAAGCGCCCCAACCACATCGCAACAATTGCCGGGCGGACTACGTACGCGTACGACATTAACCTCTATCGCATCTTCCTCCCGTGGCGCCCCGCCGTCATCATCCGCGACATCAAGGGCAGCTTCGAGCCGCCGCGCGCGAACCAGGTACCTAGTAGGAGGATACTTACCTACGGATCATCAATCACCCACGGGAACACCAGCATTCGCCCCACAGAGACCTACCCCTGCCGCCTCGGCCGCCTCCTCAGCATGGACGTGATACAGTACGGCTTCGGCGGCGGCAGGCAGGTGGAGCCGGAGCTGGCCGACAACATCGCTGCGCGCGACGACTGGGACATGGCCACGCTGGAGATGGGCATCAACCTCATCCAGACGGACACGGTCAAGCAGTTCGCCGAGAAGGTGGACTACTTCGTCAGCACCGTAAAGAAGGCGCACATGGACAAGTGGGTCTTCTGCATAGACCTCTTCCCGTTCTGGATGGACTTCGACGGCGACATCGCCAAGGCGCGCGCCTACCGCAAGGTCGTCCACGAAACCGTCGCCCGCTTCGCCATGCCGAAGCTCATGCACATAGACGGCCGGAAGCTCCTGCGCGACTACACCGGCCTGACAGGCGACATTGTCCACCTCGCCCCCGCCGGCAATGAAGAGGTCGCTAACAGGCTCGCGCGGGTGATAAAGACGGCAGTGGGCGCATCTCTGTAGGGGCGCTCAGCAGTGCGCCCGCTGCGTTGAGAATCGATAGAGGTTTCACAGGAATCCGAGATCCCTTGTCAGACAAGAGGCGGCCCTGCTTTGAATGTAACTAAAACCAGACCAACGTCTGCCAATCCACTTCGGCTCATCCGCCTGCACCTGGAGCTCAAATGCATCGGCTTCGACTCCGGCGGCCGCCTGGTGCGCATCCCCGGGTCCGACCCGGACGACGTGCCCCGCGTATACGTCGCCCGCCACGGCGATACGTACACCACCTACTACGGCGCGGAGCTGTCGCGATCTGTGTAGGCGGACCTGGCGCGCTTCGCCAGCAATGAGCTTTTTCACGATAACGATGCCGTCCGCGCCCGCCTTGCACGCCAGAAGCCGTGCACAGACGGCCACATCGGCCTCAGCTACACCTTCCCGCGCCTGCCGCTGGCGTCCAAGCAGGCAACGAAGCTCACCGCGGACCACCAGCCGCTCATAGATGCCTTCGAGCCTGGGTGGGACATCCGTGCAAAGACGGCCTACGCGATCATCCAGGACGACAGGATCATCTCGATGTGCCGCTCCAGCCGCGAGAACGCGTCCGCCGCGGAGGCGTGGGTCTTCACCGCGCTCCCGTACCGCAGCCGCGGCTACGGCCGGGAGGTCACCCTCGCCTGGGCGCGCGATGTCCGCAAGCAAGGCAAGACGCCCTTTTACAGCCACAAGCAGAGCAACGAGGCGTCCAGGGGCGTGGCGCTGAGCCTCGGACTGGTGCAATACATCGCAGACGTGGCATACTTCTAGCGCCAAATCACCTCGGAGGGTTCCCCATGGCCAGGACAATAGACGTAGCGATCATCGGCGGCGGCGTTATCGGGTGCTCCATCGCCTATCAGCTGGCGAAGCGCGGCGTCAGGAGCACGGTCTTCGAGAAGGGCCGCTTCGCCGGCGGCGCCAGCGGCGCGACGGCGGGCGTCATCGGCCCACTCTGGTACGTGGACCGCTCCATCCCGCACTACTTCCGCCTCGGCATCCGCAGCTTCGATATGTTCCCGTCGCTCTTCGAGGAGCTCAGGGACGCCGGCGTTGACCCCGAGTACCGCCCCACGGGCATCATGAAAGTCGCGTTCAATGAGCCCATCCTCCGGATCCTGAAGGACAATCTTCCCTGGCAGAGCGAGTGGGGCGCCCACTGGATCGACCGCAAGGAGATGATGGAGCGTGAGCCCCTGCTGAGCGACGCCGCAATCGGCGGCGTCTTCTCCCCGCGCGAGGGCTCCGTGCGCGGCAAGGCGCTCGTGGACTCGCTCGCCCACGCCGCCTCGCAGCTCGGCGCGACGCTCCTTGAAGGCGTAGAGGTGACGGGTCTGGAGATAGACGGCGGAAAGGTCAAGGGGCTACACACCGCCCAGGAGACCTACCACGCCGGCCATACGATCATTGCCGCGGGGCCGTGGAGCGGCATCGCGAAGCGCTGGGTACCGTCGGCCATCCCTGTGCGGCCGGTGAAGGGCCAGCGCATCCTCCTGCGCAAGGTCGGTTTCGTCCCAAAGTCGACGGTGCAGGCGGTCGTCCCGCAGATCAACGGCGACCTGATGGTGGCTGCGACGCGCGAGGAGGGGTTGTTCGACGAGGTGGTGACGGCGGAGGGCGTGGAGATGATGGTCGCCGCGGGCGCGGGCGTCTTCCCGGTGCTGCGCAAGGCGGAGTTCGTCGGCGCGCGGGCGGGCGTGCGGCCGGGCTCTCCGGACGGGGTGCCAATCATCGGCCCTGTGCCGGGCTACGACGGCCTCAGCATCGCCTCCGGCCACGATCACGCCGGCATCATGCTCAGCCCCGGCACGGCCGAGCTAATGGCCAATTACATCTGCGACGGCGATACGAAGGGCGTGGAGCCCTTCCGCCTGGCGCGGTTCACCCAGGGCAAGCAGCCCACCAAGCAGGCAGCCAAGACGCTGTTCACAAACGTCACGCACGACAGGTAGACGGCCGAATAGTGAATTATCGGGCCGGGGCAATCCGGCTGTGTTACTTGCGGACCTCGCTCATAAGCGCCAGGTGGTTGCCGTCCGGGTCCTTCAGGAACGCCATCCATAGCTCATCCGCGTCCGTCCGGTGCACGACGTGCGGCCTGTCGATGAAGCTGACCCCGCGCTCCTGCAGGGCCGCGTAACCGGCCTGGATATCCGGCACTGTGAAGTACAGGATAGACGCCCCCCTGAACTCCGGCTTCTCCGGAATGCTCAGCATCAGCCGCACCCCGTCGCAGTCGAAGAACGCCAGCGTCCCCGCCTGGAACAGGAATTTCATCCCCAGCGTATCGCGGTAGAACTTTATTGACCGCTCAACATCGGTAACGCTAACGGCGATCTGGCCGATTTTGCTGAGGCCGAAGGTGTGGGTTGGCATGGAAAAGCTCCGTTCAATTAGGGTAGTAAGGAGAGGTCGTTCCGATTCCATCGGGACGGGTGAGGGTGGCGGCTGTCCGGCTGTTTGTCCCGGTTCCCTGTATTTTCGTAGGGGCAGGTCCCCGTTCCTGCCCGGCTGTTGGCTCGAGGGTCTTCGCTCTAGGGCCGGTCCCCGCCCCGGGGCAACCATCCATCGCGGCGGACGACAAGTCCCGTTGACCGTGAGAAAGACAACCTCACGGCACGGCCTGGCCCGCCAGGACGCCGGTGACGCGGTCGTTGTCCACGGCCACCTGGCCGTTGACCAGCACGTACGGGATGCCCACCGGGTGCTTGCGGGGGTCGTCGAACGTCGCGGTGTCTATGACACGGTTGGCGTCGAAGATGGTGATGTCCGCGTAGTAGCCCTTCTGAATGCGGCCGCGCTTTGCGATGCCGAAGCGTTGCGCAGGGCGGTCGGTCATGCGGTGGACCATCCCCTCAAGCGTGACCGTAGGGAACTCGCGGCGCAGGCGGCCCAGGAAGCGCGGGAACGCGCCGTAGGAGCGCGGGTGGGGGAACGATCCCGCGGGCGTGATGTCGCTGCACACCATGAAGTCGTCGCGGGCGAGGAGGTCCATCGAGTCCTTGCTCACCTGGCGCCAGAGGCCGTAGCTCATCGGCGGGGCTACGCAGTAGCCCATCGCCAGGTCGTTCTCGTACATGACGTCGCACATCGCCTCGCCCAGTGACACGCCGCGCTCGGCTGCAATTATCGCCAGGCTTATGCCTTCCATGTGCGGCGTTTTGGGCAAGTATGACATGACCACCTGGTCGATCGCGCGCATCGCGGCGGAGAGATAGACACCGGACGAGCCCGGGGTGTTGCCGCGCGGCTGCGATAGCGCCTCCAACTCTGCGACTATCCTCTTGCGCCAGGAAGGGTCCTTGAGGCGAGGCAGGATTGCGTCCGGGCCGCCCTCCTGAGCCTCGCTCGGCAGGAAGCTGATCGGGATTGAGCTGCCTGTGGCGTAAGGGTAGATATCGTGCGTGATGTCCGCGCCGTTTGCTTTGGCTGCGTCAATGTCCGCCATGAGCTCGCCGACCCTCCCGGAATTGCCGGGGTTGGTGCGGTAGTGGGCGAAGTGGAGCTTCACACCCGACCGCCGCGCGATCTCCAGCGCCTCCGGCACGCCGCCGCCGCCGAACGCGCGCTCAGGGTTAGGCCGGCGCGGCTCGGTCATGTAGACGACGCCCATCTCCTTCACCAGCTTGCATATCTCCACCAGCTCCTCGGTGCTCGACCACGGCCCGGGGTAGTAGCTTGAGCCGGTGGTGAAGCCGACAGCGCCCTGCTCGATGCTCTCGCTAAGAAGCTTCTTGTAGCGCTTCATGAGGTCGCCCTTGAGCGGCACATCGCGGAAGCCTGCGGCCTCGAGGCGCAGCGTGCCGTTGGGGGCGAGGTAGGCGGTGTTGACGGAGACCTTCTTGTGGTAGTTGGCGCGGAAGGCGGAGACGCTGCTCATGTCGGCGTCCTCCGGCGGGTAGCCCAGGAGGCCGGAGAGCCAGCGGCGGTACATTCGGTAGTTGGCGGGGGACAGGGGAGCGTAGGACATGCCGTCGATGCCGAGGCACTCGGTGGTGATGCCCTGCCGCAGGCCGCAGGCGTGCTGCGGGTTGACGAGGAGGTCTCCCTCGGAGTGCGTGTGCGTGTCGATAAACCCAGGCGACACGATTAACCCGGAGGCGTCCACATACCGCCGCGCCCCGGCAGCCGAAAGGTCGCCGATGGCCTCTATGCGCTCGCCGGTAACCCCCACGTCGGCGCGGTAAGCCTTCTTCCCCGTGCCGTCCACCACCACCCCGTTCAGGATGACGACGTCAAACATGGGACCTCCGAGTTCGCTTCGCTCACGCAGTGAGCAGTGAGCAGTGAGCAGTGAGCAGTGAGCAGTGAGCAGTGAGCCAATGCGAGCTGATACGGCTGTTGGCTGTCAACCCACTGCTCACTGCCCACGGCCCACTGCTGCCTTCTCTCCCGCCAATATCGCCACTGTGCCCATGGCCAGCTTCTTGATGCGCACGTTTTGCAGGCCGGCGTTGCGCATGAGGTCCGCAAGCTCTCGGGCGCTCATGAAGCCCTGGACGGACTCCGGGAGGTAGGTGTAGGCCTCTCGCTCCCCGGCGAAGAGCGCGCCCATCCACGGGGTGACCTTGCGGAAGTAGATGGAGAACAGCTTGCCGAAGATGCCTTCCTTCCGCACGATCTCGAGAATAACCACGCGCCCGCCGGGCCTTATGACGCGCGTCATCTCCAAAAGCGCTTTCGGCACGTCGATGAAGTTGCGGACGCCGAAGCCGACGGTGAGGCAGATGAAGCGGTCGTCGACGAACGGCAGGTTGTGGGCGTCCCCGGCCAGGTAGTTGATCCTGGCGGCGTGGCCCCTCTTTTTCGTCTTCTCGACCGCGAGGGGGAGCATCTCCCAGGTGAAGTCCAGCCCCACGACGCCGGTCACCTGCGGCCTGCGGATAAGGTCGAGGGCGAAGTCCCCCGTGCCGGTCGCGACGTCCAGCGCATCGCCGGACAACGTCCCCACGGCCATCTTCGCAGCCTTGCGTCGCCAGGCGTAGTGGCGGCCCCCGGTCATGACGGTGTTGAGCCGATCGTAGCGGCGCGATATGCGGCCGAACATTGTCGCCACATACCGCGCCCGTGTTTCACCCTTTAGCTGTGCCATGCTCGCTTCGCTCGCGCAGTCGGTAGTCGGCAGTCAGCAGTCGGCCAATCATCAGAGCGGCCGGTTGTTGACAGCTTTGCCGACCTAGTCTAGCACAGCTATGGCTTCTATCTCGACGCAGACGGCGGGGTTGCCCAAGCCGGCGATGCCGATGATCGCGTTTGTGGGGAACTCTTTGCCGAAGAAGTCGGTATAGACCTTCGTCTGCTCGTCGGTGATGGGGATCCACTCGCCGATGTTCGTCACGTACGTCGTAAGCTTGACGATGTCTGACGGCTTGCCGCCCTCTGCCTTCACCATGCGTACGATGCGGTCCAGCACGACGCGGAGCTGGGCCATTGCGGGACCGCCCTGGGCGTCCGAGCGCATCGCGGTGGTGCCGGAGATGTAGAGCGTGTTCCCGGCCCGGACGCCTCGAGCGTAGTTGGGGCCCGAGCCATATATATCCTTAAAGTCCAGTCGCTTCTTCAAAGTCCCATAACTCCAGTTATAGTTTGGCCGCGCCCGATGGGCGCGGCTCCTGGTCTTCAACCAACTACCAACTACTGTCCCTTCACCTGCTGGGCGAGCTGGGCCATGTAGGCCTCGCGGCCCATGATCGTCTTCTTGTAGTGCCAGCGCGACTTCTCAGGGTAGGCCGCGAGCTCCCTGTCTAGTATCGGGAACTTCACCGGGGTGTTGCCCTGCCGGGCGGACTGCCGGAGGGCGATTGCGATCTCCAGCGCGTGGCGCATATCGTCGCCGGTGGACGCGCCGATCGGTTTGCCGTGCTCCAGGTAACCATAGATCTCGTCCA
The SAR202 cluster bacterium genome window above contains:
- the aroF gene encoding 3-deoxy-7-phosphoheptulonate synthase, with product MIVIMSANSTDTEIEAVRRHIVDRGLRAQVVQGVERRIVGVIGAITVELQGELELMRGVAEVVRVSKPYKLASREFHPDSTVVSIGKAGVKIGAAHFAVFAGPCVVESDDQVLATAKAVKAAGAKVLRGGAYKPRTSPYSFRGMGEDGLKILSAASAETGLPVITDVMSVRDVETVYRYADVLQIGARNMQNFNLLDEVGKVDKPVMVKRGFAATYEDWLLAAEYVMAGGNKSVILCERGIRTFETYTRNTMDINAIPVIRKLSQLPIVSDPSHGTGKWYLVPPLANASAAAGCDGLIIEVHPSPDTAKSDGPQSLIFENFARLMAQVAAVRAALAGAAKISPHS
- the aroH gene encoding chorismate mutase translates to MTQMRGLRGATTADANTKEAIVSATKELLEALIRENDFHVDDVVSAFFTTTTDLTAEFPAVAARLMGWQYVALMCGHEMVVPDATPMCIRVLIHLNTEKRPQDLKFQYLKGAKHLRSRGTEQAK
- a CDS encoding tryptophan synthase subunit alpha; the protein is MRRRTSLCWRSRRRRRGSPLFKFRGVHGKVPVTIFHTKHIGPPGTAPMTNRIDTRLAAARVARRPALAPFITVGYPSVEASIETAKAVLDAGADVIELGVPFSDPLAEGPTIQRTSFQALQQGVSYRTCLDALRKVRAHNRDAGLILMGYYNPLLSYGLENAVRDATSAGADGFIVPDLPTEEAGQFQKVCDAHGMYLIPLLALTSTDERIAAACKPAKGFIYCVSVTGVTGARAMVSARVADLVKRIKKHTSLPVIVGFGVSSREHVQEIAKFADGAAVGSALLDAVGKAAPGKAAETAREFVRGLR
- a CDS encoding CPBP family intramembrane metalloprotease, yielding MTAVYEPLPTVASGQAIAAPRVPWRVRDTLAGLALVAVVSVAAAVTVLLSLGSAAALSGGMATTLQLLILQATMLVVALALGPMRYRSGAGSLGFRVPAGEPVAFRVGPVGLTVRWVWLLLWAALGTGIAINMAYSTVVEVLGLERWAPSAAPVVVAEDGVVRVANSIAIGFLGPMAEEVFYRGFMLAAMVKTMGAVRGSLVASAIFALSHLNPLAFVPIFTSGLLLAWLYLRTGSIWPPFFAHAAQNLIVLALTAAEAR
- a CDS encoding DUF1684 domain-containing protein, which codes for MSDLAEFRKHKDDFMKRFPESPLTTAQRASFKGLNCFDEAPSLRFVLPVRTFPAQEKIEMQTSTGAVQDYVRWGKISFPVDGVAAELTLFRDTNEGELFLPFADATSGKETYGAGRHLEVHTQDDGRVLVDFNYAYNPYCAYNERWRSPLLHGGLELYNVADIIPQDGGGFKICRIPLELRERTTGPTRNRSIEATGCEIRFNLKSDEASFTFQMEGKSAAIELWHGPFMDRDFAIITDQPTVFKVLKPKRPNHIATIAGRTTYAYDINLYRIFLPWRPAVIIRDIKGSFEPPRANQVPSRRILTYGSSITHGNTSIRPTETYPCRLGRLLSMDVIQYGFGGGRQVEPELADNIAARDDWDMATLEMGINLIQTDTVKQFAEKVDYFVSTVKKAHMDKWVFCIDLFPFWMDFDGDIAKARAYRKVVHETVARFAMPKLMHIDGRKLLRDYTGLTGDIVHLAPAGNEEVANRLARVIKTAVGASL
- a CDS encoding FAD-dependent oxidoreductase produces the protein MARTIDVAIIGGGVIGCSIAYQLAKRGVRSTVFEKGRFAGGASGATAGVIGPLWYVDRSIPHYFRLGIRSFDMFPSLFEELRDAGVDPEYRPTGIMKVAFNEPILRILKDNLPWQSEWGAHWIDRKEMMEREPLLSDAAIGGVFSPREGSVRGKALVDSLAHAASQLGATLLEGVEVTGLEIDGGKVKGLHTAQETYHAGHTIIAAGPWSGIAKRWVPSAIPVRPVKGQRILLRKVGFVPKSTVQAVVPQINGDLMVAATREEGLFDEVVTAEGVEMMVAAGAGVFPVLRKAEFVGARAGVRPGSPDGVPIIGPVPGYDGLSIASGHDHAGIMLSPGTAELMANYICDGDTKGVEPFRLARFTQGKQPTKQAAKTLFTNVTHDR
- a CDS encoding VOC family protein translates to MPTHTFGLSKIGQIAVSVTDVERSIKFYRDTLGMKFLFQAGTLAFFDCDGVRLMLSIPEKPEFRGASILYFTVPDIQAGYAALQERGVSFIDRPHVVHRTDADELWMAFLKDPDGNHLALMSEVRK
- a CDS encoding amidohydrolase family protein; amino-acid sequence: MFDVVILNGVVVDGTGKKAYRADVGVTGERIEAIGDLSAAGARRYVDASGLIVSPGFIDTHTHSEGDLLVNPQHACGLRQGITTECLGIDGMSYAPLSPANYRMYRRWLSGLLGYPPEDADMSSVSAFRANYHKKVSVNTAYLAPNGTLRLEAAGFRDVPLKGDLMKRYKKLLSESIEQGAVGFTTGSSYYPGPWSSTEELVEICKLVKEMGVVYMTEPRRPNPERAFGGGGVPEALEIARRSGVKLHFAHYRTNPGNSGRVGELMADIDAAKANGADITHDIYPYATGSSIPISFLPSEAQEGGPDAILPRLKDPSWRKRIVAELEALSQPRGNTPGSSGVYLSAAMRAIDQVVMSYLPKTPHMEGISLAIIAAERGVSLGEAMCDVMYENDLAMGYCVAPPMSYGLWRQVSKDSMDLLARDDFMVCSDITPAGSFPHPRSYGAFPRFLGRLRREFPTVTLEGMVHRMTDRPAQRFGIAKRGRIQKGYYADITIFDANRVIDTATFDDPRKHPVGIPYVLVNGQVAVDNDRVTGVLAGQAVP
- the ubiE gene encoding bifunctional demethylmenaquinone methyltransferase/2-methoxy-6-polyprenyl-1,4-benzoquinol methylase UbiE, encoding MAQLKGETRARYVATMFGRISRRYDRLNTVMTGGRHYAWRRKAAKMAVGTLSGDALDVATGTGDFALDLIRRPQVTGVVGLDFTWEMLPLAVEKTKKRGHAARINYLAGDAHNLPFVDDRFICLTVGFGVRNFIDVPKALLEMTRVIRPGGRVVILEIVRKEGIFGKLFSIYFRKVTPWMGALFAGEREAYTYLPESVQGFMSARELADLMRNAGLQNVRIKKLAMGTVAILAGEKAAVGRGQ
- a CDS encoding RidA family protein encodes the protein MALQEDDHGPRGLHGPARPAGEGTVVGSWLKTRSRAHRARPNYNWSYGTLKKRLDFKDIYGSGPNYARGVRAGNTLYISGTTAMRSDAQGGPAMAQLRVVLDRIVRMVKAEGGKPSDIVKLTTYVTNIGEWIPITDEQTKVYTDFFGKEFPTNAIIGIAGLGNPAVCVEIEAIAVLD